The Stenotrophomonas maltophilia genome segment GTGCGATCCTGCAGTGACTTGCTGGCACCGGCACCCATGCCCGCCGCGATGACGAACATCACCAGCAGCAGGAACAGCAAGCCGAAGAACAGCAGGTTGAGGATCAACCGGCGGGTGAAGTTCATGACGTCCCACAGCCCGATGAAGAAACTGGCGACGGGGTTGCGACGCGCCGGGGGCAGCGGGGGCACGGGTTGATTCATGGAACGCTCCGGATGGCTTCTTGCCGTGGTACCAGCATAGCCGGTGCCGCGTGATGCAGCATCGGACACAAGTCAGGGGATCGCCCGCCATGGGTCGGCATGGCGGGCGCAAAGGTCAGGACAACATCGACTGGCCGATGCGCAGGCTGCTGCGGCGCAGGCGCCAGCCCATCAGGATGGCAGCGGCGGTCAGGCCAACGATCAGGCCGATCCACATGCCCTGCGGGCCCATGCCCAGGCCCAGGCCGAGCCCGGCGCCGAGCGGCATGCCCAGGCCCCAGTACGCGAACATGGCGATGAACATCGGCACGCGGGTGTCTTTCAGGCCGCGCAGCGCGCCGGCCGACAGTACCTGGATGCCATCCGGGAACTGGAAGGTGGCCGCGTACAGCAGCAGCGTCGAGGCCAGGCCGGCCACCGCCAGGTCGTTGGTGTAGACACCGACGATGGCATCGTGGCCGAACAGCAGCACCGCCGCCGACAGCGTCTGCGTGCCCATGATGATCGCGTAGCCGGCCCAGGCCGCACGCCGTACGCCGAAGCCATCGCCACGGCCAACCGCATGGCCGACGCGCACGGTGGTGGCCTCGGCCACGCCCATCGGGATCATGAAGCACAGCTGCGCCACGTTGATCGCGATCTGGTGCGCGGCCGCTTCATTCGCACCCAGGCGGCCGATCAGCAGCGCGGTGACGATGAACAGGCCGCCTTCCATCAGCACGGTAATGCCGATCGGCAGGCCGGTGCGCAGCAGGTCCCAGATCGCCTTCCAGCGCGGTCCTTCGAAGTGCGAGAACAGCTGCAGGTGGGCGAAGCGCTTGGTGCGCCACAGGTAGAGGGCAAACGCCGTGGCCTGCAGCCACATCATCACCGCCGAAGCGATGCCCAGGCCTTCCGCACCCAGTTCCGGGAAACCGAGCTTGCCGTTGGCCAGCACGTAGCCCATCGGCGCCAGCACCAGCAGGCCGCCGAAGCCGAGCAGCATGGTCGGCAACGTCCAGTGCATGCCTTCGCTCAGGTAACGCATGCAGAAGTACAGGGTCAGTGCGGGCCCGCCCCAGCGCACCGCGTGCAGGAACGCGGTCGCCCCCGGCACGATGTCCGGCGCGATCCCGAACGCTGGCAGCAGCGGCGGCACCACCGTGAGGAAGGTGAACATGATCAGGCCCAGGCCCAGCGCCAACCACAACGCCTGGCGGAACAGCGGGCCGATTTCGCGCTCGCGGCCGGCGCCGTGCAGCTGCGATACCGAGGCGGTGAGCGAGATCAGGGTGCCGATCGGGATCAGCATCGGCAGCCACAACAGCGCCGTGCCGATGGTCACCGCGGCCAGGGTCGCGGTGGCGTGGTGGCCGGCAATGACGTTGTCGACGAAGGAGATCAGACCGGTGGACACATGCCCGAGCACAAGCGGCAGGGCGAGCAGACCGGTGGCGCCGACTTCCTTGCTGAAGCGCGGCGTGGAGGTTGCAGTAGACATAAGGTGCTTGACGCGAACTACGGTTGCGCGCGAAGGGCACAGGCACCGGGTTGCGGCCGGTCATCTTACGCGCGCAGCGCGCGCATTCCCATGACATGGCGTGAATGCTGGGTTCCGGCAGGCCTCGGCATCACGCGTTGCGATCGCGTTACGAACAGAAAAGGGGACGGAGGGGATTAAGTCGTTTCAAGCCCGACTGTGCCGAACACGACTTAATCCCCTCCGTCCCCTTTGTTTACTGGCCGGCCTGGCGCTTGAGCCAGGCATCGCGCTCGGCGGCCGGCACGGCGAGGAACGCGCCTCGCACCGTGTCACGCTCCTGCGGTGGCGTGCGCTGCGCGACCAGGGTCAGTTGGGCCAGCTGCGCCGGGCTGAGCTGGCGCA includes the following:
- a CDS encoding MATE family efflux transporter, with the translated sequence MSTATSTPRFSKEVGATGLLALPLVLGHVSTGLISFVDNVIAGHHATATLAAVTIGTALLWLPMLIPIGTLISLTASVSQLHGAGREREIGPLFRQALWLALGLGLIMFTFLTVVPPLLPAFGIAPDIVPGATAFLHAVRWGGPALTLYFCMRYLSEGMHWTLPTMLLGFGGLLVLAPMGYVLANGKLGFPELGAEGLGIASAVMMWLQATAFALYLWRTKRFAHLQLFSHFEGPRWKAIWDLLRTGLPIGITVLMEGGLFIVTALLIGRLGANEAAAHQIAINVAQLCFMIPMGVAEATTVRVGHAVGRGDGFGVRRAAWAGYAIIMGTQTLSAAVLLFGHDAIVGVYTNDLAVAGLASTLLLYAATFQFPDGIQVLSAGALRGLKDTRVPMFIAMFAYWGLGMPLGAGLGLGLGMGPQGMWIGLIVGLTAAAILMGWRLRRSSLRIGQSMLS